Genomic segment of Chitinophaga varians:
TTCACGCCCACGGCGAGCAGGCTGTGACGGCTCTCCAGCGCCTGTTGCGCGCCGGCGTCGATCAATATCCTGCCGGTAACGAGGCTGCCGCTGGCGAGCCATTTTCTGCGGGCAGGCATGCTGCAGGGCTGTGGTAAACAGAGCGTCCCGGTTTTGCCGGCCATGGCATTGAGAATACCGTCGTTGGTACGGATACCGAAGATCACCACACGGATGCCCATGCGGGTGGCCAGCCGGGCAAAGGTGAGCTTGGACACCATGCCGCCCAGTCCCAGCGCTGATTTTTCCTTATCGGCCAGCGATAAGGCGGTTTTGTCGATCACGTCTATCTGCGGCACTACCTGGCCTTCACGGTCCAACACACCGGCAACGCTGGTGCTGAAAAGCAGGAGGGAGGCGCCAAAGCCCACGGCGATCAGCGTGGCCAGTTCGTCGTTGTCGGAGAATTTCAGCTCCAGGCTGCTCACCACGTCGTTTTCATTGGCAATAGGGATGATATTATTGGCCCACAGCTCTTCGTAGGTACGCTTCAGCTGCAGGAACTGGTCCCTGTTGGAGAAATGCTGCCGCTCACAGAGGCTCTGCGCCACCGCGATATTGTAAGGAGCAAAATAACGGCTGTATTTACTCAGCAGCAGCGGGTTGCCGATGGCGGCAGCGGCCTTGCGCTGGCTGATAGTGCCTTCGTACTCCTTCATGTATTGTTTGCCTGCGGCCACCGCGCCGGAAGACACCAGCACAATATGATATTGCTGATGCAGTTCCGCCACCTGACGGGCGATGCCGGCTATGACAGTTTCGTCCAGATCACCGTTGGCATGGGTGATAGACGCTGTACCGAACTTTATAACTAGTATTGGTTTGCTCAAAGCCTTTCGTTTTAAAGGCTAAAATTAATACCTGATCCGGGAAATTCTAAATGTAAAATGAAACACACGCCCTATTGGCTAAAAAATGTGAACAGCTGGATAAATAACGGTTAAATTAACGCAATAGAACAGCGGTGTTTTAAATACCTTTGTAGTCCTTAATTTTTAATCCACCCTTTTTATGTTCATGCGCCCACTTTTCCGTCTGGCTATCATGCTGATATGCCCTCTTCTGTCTATCGCTCAAACAAAAAACAACCTTCCCCAGCAATTTGCAGTCATCGCCGAAGCGGCCAAAGGTAAAGTAGGTGTCTCAGTCCAGGTACTGGAAACCGGCCAGCGGATGGGGTACAACAGCATCCGGCAGTTCCCGATGCAAAGTGTTTACAAGTTCCCCATTGCCATGGCGGTATTGCAGCAGGTGGACCAGGGCAAGCTGCAGTTGCAACAGCCTGTTAAAGTATTGCCGTCTGACTATATTCCCAGGCCCGGCCACAGCCCGCTGCGCGACGAGCATCCTGCCGGCAACGTGGACGTAACGGTAGCGGAACTGCTGCGTTACAACGTGGCGGAAAGTGACGGCTCGGCCTGTGATGTGCTGTTGCGCCTCATCGGCGGCACTAAGGCGGCAGACCGGTATGTGCATAGCCTTGGTATTAAAGATATGTCCATCGCATTGACAGAAAAAGTACAGGTGCCCAATGAACCTATGCAGTACCAGAACTGGTGTACGCCAGACGCGATGAATGCCCTGTTTAAAAAATTCTATACAGGCCATGTATTGTCCGACAGCAGCTTTCATTTCCTGCTCGACCTGCTGGTGAATTCCGGCCCGGGCGCAAGACGGCTGAAAGCACAGCTGCCGGCAGGTACCGTGGTGGCACACAAGACCGGCACCTCCGGCACGGAGAACGGGCTTACCCGTGCAACCAACGACGCAGGCATCATCACACTGCCTAACGGTCAGCATATGGTGATCTCCGTGTTCATCAGGGACTCCTACGCCGATCAGCAAACCCGGGAGAAGACCATCGCCGATATCGCGAAAGCGGCGTGGGACCATTTTGTACCTTAAGAAAGAAAAAATGGATAGCTTTGGCTTTTCTGCATCATGAAGATATTAGTCATAGAAGATGAAGAACGCGTAGGAGCACTTATCCGGCGCGGTCTGGAAGAACAAGGCTATACCGTTACACTGGCATGGGACGGGGAGGCAGGACTGAAGCTGGCGCTGGGCGGCGGTTTTGACCTGGTCATCACCGATATCGTGTTGCCCCGTATCAACGGATTAGAACTAAGCCGCGCCATACGGGCGGCTCTGCCCTCCATTCCCATCCTCATGCTCACCGCCTTGGGCACCACTGACGATAAGGTGGAAGGCTTCGATGCCGGCGCTGACGACTACCTCGTGAAACCCTTCGACCTGCGGGAGCTGCTGGTACGTATCCGCGCACTGCTCAAACGCACCCCCGGCCCTGTTGCACCGCAATCCACCGTGCTGAAATATGCAGACCTGGAAATGGACCTGCAAACGAAAAACGTTACCCGCAACGGCCAGGAGATCAGCCTCACGCCCAAAGAATTCCGGCTCCTGGAATTTATGTTGCAAAACAGGGAAAGAGTGCTCTCCCGCGCAGAAATAGCAGAGAAAGTGTGGGAGACACATTTCGATACCGGCACCAATTTCATCGATGTATATATCAACTACCTCCGCAAAAAGGTAGACAAAGCGTTCGACGTAAAACTGATCCATACCAAACCCGGTATGGGATTCATTTTTAAAGCAGGCTGACCATGAAGATCCGTAACAGGCTCACCTTATTGTTCACCGGTATGATAGCCGCCCTGTTGCTGCTGTTTGCCTGGGTGGTATATGTTTCGTACTCCCATGACCGGGAAGACGAGTACTACAAAACCCTGCAACAGCAAGCCGTTACGAAAGCCAACCTCCTGCTGGACGCAAAAGTCAGCCCTGAAGTATTGCAGCTGATCTATAAAAACACCGCCGGTTCCCGTTCCCAGGAGGAAGTGGCTGTCTATGACACCGCTTTTAACCTCCTGTACCACGACGCGGTGAATATTGATAAAGTAAAAGAAACCCGGCAGATGATCGAAGAGATCATCAGGGACCGGGAGATCACTTTTCATGCAGGACGCTTACAGGTAGTGGGTTTCCTGTACCCTCATAACGGTACCGACTATATTGTGACCGCCGCGGCGGAGGATGAATACGGCCTTCGCCAACTTCAGCATCTCTTCCGCACACTGGCCATCACCTTTCTGGTAGCAGTGGTGTTTGTGTTCCTGGCAGCGCAGTTTTTTTCGCGGCAGGCCCTGAAACCCGTATCTGATATGGTGGACAAGGTGGAAGAGATTACCGCCACCAACCTGGACCTGCGCCTCGCCGGCGCCGCAGGCAAAGATGAGATAGCCGAGCTGGCACAGACGTTCAACCGCATGCTGGACCGGCTGGAGCAGTCTTTCGACGCACAGAAACAATTCGTTTCCAATATCTCCCATGAACTGCGTACGCCGCTGACCGCCATGATGGCCGAACTGGAGATCACCGCCTCCCGCGACAGGCCCGCAGAAGAATACCGGCAGTCTATGCGCCACGCTATCGCTGACGCGCAACGGCTGGTAAAACTCTCCAACAGCCTGCTCGACCTGGCCAAAGCCAGCTACGACCCTTCAGAGATCAATTTCCGGGAAATAAGGCTGGATGAAGTACTGATGGACGCGCGCAGCGCCATCCTACAGGCACATCCCGAATATAAAATCAATGTGGTCTTCGAAGAAGCCGATGACGATGATATGGTGTCCGTCAATGGCAACGAATATCTTCTGAAAGTAGCGTTTATCAACCTGCTGGAAAATGGTTGCAAGTTCTCCATCCCGCCGGAGACCACCGTTACGGTCACCTGGTTCAAAGCCCATACCATCCTGCGTTTTGCAGATACAGGAATTGGTATGTCGAAGGAAGACCTGCCCCATATATTTACCCCTTTTTACCGGGGAGATAACCGCCCTTATGCTGAAGGTAATGGCATCGGGCTGTCCCTTGCCCTGAAAATTGTGCGCCTGCACAAGGGGAATATCAGCGTAGTGTCCAAAACCGGCCATGGCACTACTTTTACTGTGGAGCTGCCGCATATTTGACGGCGTCCCAGGGCTGAAGCCCTGGGCTACGTTGAGTTTTGGATTGTTTTTGGGATGTGTTCCTTTATTGAGAGGTGATTTTCTTTTTCTTTCTTCATCTAATGAATTTCTAATAACATTCTAAACCATCTCTAACGGTCGCCTTTGCCCGCGGTATGTACTTTTGCGGCACTTACTGTAACAGATACACGAAAAACAGATCGTCATGAAAAGGTTTACTGCAGCTTGCGGCGCGGTATTGATGGCTGCGTCCTGTCATCATCCGGAAAAAGAAAAAGAAACGGTAACATGGGAGAACAGGGGAGATACGGTGGTGGTGCCTGCCGCCGCGCCTTTATCGGCCAAACTGCACTTGTTGACAGTGACGGAAAAGCCTTATCAGCTGCAGCTGTTGACGGCAGGCATCGTAAAAGCCATCCCTAACAACTATGCGGAAATAGCGGCGCCGTTTGCCGGCAGGGTGGTGAAAGCGTATGTGCGTTTGGGTGAGAAAGTGAATGCGGGTGCGCCTTTGTTTGCCATTTCTTCCCCTGATTTTTATGCGGCACAGAAAGCCTGGTTCCAGGCAAACCAGTTATGCCAGCAGTCGGTGCTGGCGCAACGGCGGCAGCAGGACCTGCACCAGCACGGCGTAGGCGCTGCCCGCGACCTGGAGGAGGCCAATACCAACCTGGCAGTGCAACGGCAGGAGCTGGAGAATGCGGCCGCCGCACTGAAGGTGTTTAATGTCAACCCCCAACAGCAGGTACTCGGTGAACCGCTGATTGTCAGGGCTCCTATCGCAGGAGAGGTGATCAGTAATAAACTGGTCACCGGCCAGTTCCTGAAGGCGGAAGACGGCCCGGTAGCCGTGGTGGCCCAACTGGCGCAGGTATGGATAGCCGGGCAGGTAAAGGAAAAAGACCTGCGGTTTATGCATGAAGGCGATGCGGTACAAATGCAGGTGGCAGCTTTACCGGATACCACTTTCACAGGAACAGTCTTTCATGTGGGGCGTACCATCGATGAAAATACCCGCGCGGCAGATGTACTGATGTTGTGCAATAACCCTGCACATCAGCTGAAACCGGGCATGTATGCCAGTGTCAGTTTTAAAGATGCGCCGGAGAAAGTGTTGACTGTTCCTGCCAGGGCGGTGTTGCAGGACAACGACTACAGTTATGTATTGGCGGAGGTACTACCGGGAACGTACGTACGCCGCAAAGTCATCACGGGCGAAACAACCGGTCAGCAGGTGGTGGTCCGCAGCGGCCTGCAGGCCGGTGATAAAATTATAGGCGAGGGCGCCTACTATCTCTCAGCAGTAAAATAAGCGGCTTATGAAACAACTGATCGATACAGCTATACAAAAACGTTGGCTGATGGCTACGCTATTTGCCTTACTCGCCGCCGGTGGCTGGTACAGCTGGCAGCAACTGTCGGTAGAAGCTTACCCGGATATCGCCGATGTCACCTCACAGGTGGTGACGCAGGTGCCCGGACTGGCAGCGGAAGAAGTGGAACAACAAATCACCATACCCCTGGAACGGGCGCTCAACGGTATGCCGGGCACGCATGTGATGCGGTCCCGCTCTACCTTCGGCCTTTCCATGATCACCATCGTTTTTGAAGACGGGGTAGACGACTACTGGGCGCGGCAACGCATCAAAGAAAGGCTGGGTGATGTGACCCTGCCCTATGGCGCACAGCCGGGGCTGGACCCGCTGACATCGCCCATTGGCGAAATTTACCGATACATCATTGAAAGTGATCAGGTGGACCTGCGGACATTGACAGACCTGCAAAACTGGGTCATCATCCCCCGCATTAAACAGGTGACCGGCGTGGCCGATGTGACCAACTTCGGCGGCATCACCACACAATACCAGGTGGAGCTGGACCCGCAGAAGCTGGAACAGTACCATCTGCCGCTGCATACTGTCACCGAAGCGATCAACAACAATAACAGCAACAGCGGCGGCAGCGTGCTGGAACGCGGTGACCTGGGTTATGTGGTGCGAGGCATCGGCCTCATGAAATCGCTCGATGATATCGGTAAAACGGTGATTCAGTCGCAGCAGGGCGTGCCCCTCTTTTTACAGGACATCGGGGAACTGCGCTACGGCAATCTTGAACGTAAAGGCGTATTGGGTTTTACTGATCATCAGCGGCATTATAGCGAAAGCATTGAAGGTATTGTGCTGCTGCTGAAAGGACAAAATCCGTCCAAAGTGCTGGACGGCGTACATAAAGCAGTGGAGGAACTGAATAATGGCGGACTCCCGCCCGGCGTGAAAATCCACCCTTTCCTTGACCGTACCGCATTGGTGGACACAACGTTAAATACGGTCACGCATACACTGT
This window contains:
- a CDS encoding response regulator transcription factor; this encodes MKILVIEDEERVGALIRRGLEEQGYTVTLAWDGEAGLKLALGGGFDLVITDIVLPRINGLELSRAIRAALPSIPILMLTALGTTDDKVEGFDAGADDYLVKPFDLRELLVRIRALLKRTPGPVAPQSTVLKYADLEMDLQTKNVTRNGQEISLTPKEFRLLEFMLQNRERVLSRAEIAEKVWETHFDTGTNFIDVYINYLRKKVDKAFDVKLIHTKPGMGFIFKAG
- a CDS encoding sensor histidine kinase, with protein sequence MKIRNRLTLLFTGMIAALLLLFAWVVYVSYSHDREDEYYKTLQQQAVTKANLLLDAKVSPEVLQLIYKNTAGSRSQEEVAVYDTAFNLLYHDAVNIDKVKETRQMIEEIIRDREITFHAGRLQVVGFLYPHNGTDYIVTAAAEDEYGLRQLQHLFRTLAITFLVAVVFVFLAAQFFSRQALKPVSDMVDKVEEITATNLDLRLAGAAGKDEIAELAQTFNRMLDRLEQSFDAQKQFVSNISHELRTPLTAMMAELEITASRDRPAEEYRQSMRHAIADAQRLVKLSNSLLDLAKASYDPSEINFREIRLDEVLMDARSAILQAHPEYKINVVFEEADDDDMVSVNGNEYLLKVAFINLLENGCKFSIPPETTVTVTWFKAHTILRFADTGIGMSKEDLPHIFTPFYRGDNRPYAEGNGIGLSLALKIVRLHKGNISVVSKTGHGTTFTVELPHI
- the proB gene encoding glutamate 5-kinase, whose amino-acid sequence is MSKPILVIKFGTASITHANGDLDETVIAGIARQVAELHQQYHIVLVSSGAVAAGKQYMKEYEGTISQRKAAAAIGNPLLLSKYSRYFAPYNIAVAQSLCERQHFSNRDQFLQLKRTYEELWANNIIPIANENDVVSSLELKFSDNDELATLIAVGFGASLLLFSTSVAGVLDREGQVVPQIDVIDKTALSLADKEKSALGLGGMVSKLTFARLATRMGIRVVIFGIRTNDGILNAMAGKTGTLCLPQPCSMPARRKWLASGSLVTGRILIDAGAQQALESRHSLLAVGVKEVVEKFECGEVIEIINEDNIAIAVGRAKISSDILETNHKAQNTEVAHADDIVLL
- the bla gene encoding class A beta-lactamase, which encodes MFMRPLFRLAIMLICPLLSIAQTKNNLPQQFAVIAEAAKGKVGVSVQVLETGQRMGYNSIRQFPMQSVYKFPIAMAVLQQVDQGKLQLQQPVKVLPSDYIPRPGHSPLRDEHPAGNVDVTVAELLRYNVAESDGSACDVLLRLIGGTKAADRYVHSLGIKDMSIALTEKVQVPNEPMQYQNWCTPDAMNALFKKFYTGHVLSDSSFHFLLDLLVNSGPGARRLKAQLPAGTVVAHKTGTSGTENGLTRATNDAGIITLPNGQHMVISVFIRDSYADQQTREKTIADIAKAAWDHFVP
- a CDS encoding efflux RND transporter periplasmic adaptor subunit, whose amino-acid sequence is MKRFTAACGAVLMAASCHHPEKEKETVTWENRGDTVVVPAAAPLSAKLHLLTVTEKPYQLQLLTAGIVKAIPNNYAEIAAPFAGRVVKAYVRLGEKVNAGAPLFAISSPDFYAAQKAWFQANQLCQQSVLAQRRQQDLHQHGVGAARDLEEANTNLAVQRQELENAAAALKVFNVNPQQQVLGEPLIVRAPIAGEVISNKLVTGQFLKAEDGPVAVVAQLAQVWIAGQVKEKDLRFMHEGDAVQMQVAALPDTTFTGTVFHVGRTIDENTRAADVLMLCNNPAHQLKPGMYASVSFKDAPEKVLTVPARAVLQDNDYSYVLAEVLPGTYVRRKVITGETTGQQVVVRSGLQAGDKIIGEGAYYLSAVK